Proteins encoded by one window of Myripristis murdjan chromosome 1, fMyrMur1.1, whole genome shotgun sequence:
- the mrpl4 gene encoding large ribosomal subunit protein uL4m has translation MLRFSLLVCGRSVARRFTSTFSGESALPSNLLLPSNLIDPSRTKRSRPPPDCPLPVLRRCDAAVPSHLRPVRSWVESLQDQEGEPLGLAELHPDVFAAPPRIDILQEVELWQRNYKRIRHANTKVRSEVRGGGRKPWRQKGGGRARHGSIRSPIWRGGGVCHGPRGPSSYYYMLPMKVRVMGLKVALSSKMGQDYLHIVDSLDIPTPDPQYLLDLIRHRYWGESVLLVDVAEELPENILRATESLKTVNIIPAIGLNVHSMLKHEALVLTLDAVRFLEEKLLWHDERHTPLYPFKLPYSDFP, from the exons atgttacgaTTTTCTCTGCTGGTTTGCGGCAGAAGCGTCGCCAGGAGG ttcaCCTCGACGTTCTCCGGTGAGAGCGCGCTGCCGTCCAACCTGCTGCTGCCCTCCAACCTCATAGATCCTTCCAGAACAA aGCGGTCTCGTCCTCCTCCAGACTGCCCCCTTCCTGTCCTGAGGAGGTGCGACGCCGCCGTCCCGTCTCACCTGCGTCCCGTCCGGTCGTGGGTGGAGAGTCTGCAGGATCAGGAGGGCGAGCCGCTCGGTTTGGCCGAGCTGCACCCCGACGTCTTTGCCGCGCCGCCCAG GATCGACATTCTGCAGGAGGTGGAACTGTGGCAGAGAAACTACAAGAGGATC CGTCACGCCAACACCAAGGTGCGGTCGGAGGTTCGGGGCGGCGGCAGGAAACCATGGCGACAGAAAGGAGGCGGGCGAGCTCGCCACGGCAGCATCAGGTCGCCCAtatggagaggag gcgGGGTGTGTCACGGCCCCAGAGGCCCCAGCAGTTATTACTACATGCTGCCCATGAAAGTGCGAGTGATGGGACTCAAGGTGGCGCTCAGCTCCAAGATGGGCCAG gactACCTTCACATCGTGGACTCCCTGGACATCCCGACTCCGGACCCCCAGTACCTGCTGGACCTCATCCGACACAGATACTGGGGGGAGTCCGTGCTGCTGGTGGATGT AGCGGAGGAGCTTCCTGAAAACATCCTCAGGGCCACAGAGAGCTTGAAGACGGTGAACATCATCCCAGCCATCG GCCTGAACGTCCACAGCATGCTGAAGCACGAGGCGCTCGTCCTCACCCTGGACGCCGTCAGGTTTctggaggagaagctgctgtGGCACGACGAGCGCCACACGCCGCTCTACCCGTTCAAGCTGCCCTACTCCGACTTCCCGTAG